CAGTCATTTTGTGCTGCACAGAGTATTTGCAATCATGAGGCAATGCGCCGACTATGCAGCATGATGAGAGCCATCCAATTTTCACCGTCTCCTAACACAGAGCTCCCCTATTGCGCAGATTTCATTGAGCTCCCCAGACCTCAAGCATCTGGTTATGACATTCTCGTCTCTATCGAGGCGGTGGCTATGAATCCGGTAGATACCAAAGTGAGGCCTAGCGGAACCGATGAGGCAAAGACCCTCGGTTACGATGCGGCTGGGGCCGTCATAGAAACCGGAGAATTAGTAGACTCTCTATCAGTCGGCGACAAAGTCTACTATGCAGGCGACGTTACCCGCCCAGGTTCAAATGCGGAACTTCAGCTCATCGATTCCCGGATCGTGGCCAAACGACCTGAATCACTAAGTGCAGCAGAGGCTGCTGCACTTCCTTTGACTGCCTTGACGGCCTGGGAGTCTCTATACGAGCGGATGGGAATCGATCCCGATGGCAATCAAGCCGGCAAGAGCATATTCATTATCGGAGGTGCTGGCGGAGTCGGCTCCATCGCTATCCAGCTAGCCAAACTAGCAGGGCTAACGGTCATAACTACGTCATCTAGACAAGAGTCATCCGATTGGTGCCAAGAAATGGGGGCCGATCACATCATCAATCACCGCGAAGACATCCAGTCACAACTCAGCGAATTGGGCTTCCCTGCCGTCAACTACGTAGCCAATTACTTCGATACTGACGCTTACTGGGAACTCACTGGGGAAATTATCGCCCCGCAGGGACATATTGCGCTTATCGTGGAGCCATCAGGGCCGCTCTACATAGGAGACCCCCTGAAAAGGAAATCTGCCAGCATTCACTGGGAATTCATGTTCACCCGTTCCATGTTCACGACTGAGGACATCCAAAAGCAGCAGCAAATTCTTAGTAAAGTAGCGAAACTGGTCGATACGGGAAAAATCCGCACCACCCTGAATCAAGTACTCTCCCCGATTTCACCAGAAAACCTGATGAAGGCGCATCAGTTGCAGGAGTCCTCATCCAGCATCGGAAAAACAGCCCTTCAGGACTGGCAATGAAAGACATCTGACAGGATAGCGTCAGTTTCGGAAAAACTAGCTCTGTCAACATAGGGACATTACTCAACATACACTTGCCCAAGCCCAACAGCACTGCTTACATCCCCTCGTCCATTTGAGGCAGGAGCCTCGATCTATATTTATCCACCTAAAACAGAAAATCGTCATGGCCGACAAAGAAAACACCGACCCGCAAAAGATGGAGAAAATCGTCTCTCTCTGTAAGAGCAAAGGCTTTATTTACCAATCAGGTGAACTCTATGGCGGTTTGAACGGTTGCTGGGATTACGGTCCGCTTGGTACCGAACTCAAGCGAAACCTCAAAGAATACTGGTGGCGCAAGAACGTGCAAGAGCGCGACGACATTTTGGGCATGGATGGATCCATTCTCACTCACCAGGCTGTCCTTACAGCTTCAGGTCACGTCGGTGGCTTCTCCGATCCTATGTGCGATTGCTTGCTCTCCAAAGCTCGCCTCCGTGCCGACCAGATCGATCCTCAGTCTGGTACAGCCTATCATTACACAGGTGCCAGCCACGAGGAATCCGGCTGGTCTGTCGAGCGCCCCTTCTCTGTACTCCTTACGGATCCAAACCAGGATGAGAACAAGGCCCGCAAGACAGCCAAGGAATATTATTCCCAGTTCCTTTCCGACAAACAGATTTCACCAAAAAAATTGAGCCTGCAGGGCGAAACTTCTTCAGAGGAAAAAGACACTACCCGCTACAATCCGGCAAACGGCTCTCTCTTGACCGAGCCACGTGAATTCAACCTCATGTTCCAGACCAAGATGGGTGCCTCTTCCGATGACAGCGATCCGAATGCCGTTGCCTACCTTCGTCCGGAAACAGCACAAACCATTTTCGTGCA
Above is a genomic segment from Rubritalea squalenifaciens DSM 18772 containing:
- a CDS encoding zinc-binding alcohol dehydrogenase family protein, whose protein sequence is MRAIQFSPSPNTELPYCADFIELPRPQASGYDILVSIEAVAMNPVDTKVRPSGTDEAKTLGYDAAGAVIETGELVDSLSVGDKVYYAGDVTRPGSNAELQLIDSRIVAKRPESLSAAEAAALPLTALTAWESLYERMGIDPDGNQAGKSIFIIGGAGGVGSIAIQLAKLAGLTVITTSSRQESSDWCQEMGADHIINHREDIQSQLSELGFPAVNYVANYFDTDAYWELTGEIIAPQGHIALIVEPSGPLYIGDPLKRKSASIHWEFMFTRSMFTTEDIQKQQQILSKVAKLVDTGKIRTTLNQVLSPISPENLMKAHQLQESSSSIGKTALQDWQ